The following proteins are co-located in the Actinomycetes bacterium genome:
- the glmS gene encoding glutamine--fructose-6-phosphate transaminase (isomerizing) produces the protein MCGIVGYVGNGAALDIVVAGLRRLEYRGYDSAGVALVADEDLWTRKRAGKIEVLESELEHESPPMSHTGIGHTRWATHGGPTDRNAHPHVSADGKVAIIHNGIIENFAELREELVDAGIPLSSETDSEVAAHLVARMLPETGDDLAEAMRLVAQRLKGAFTLVAVDARRPDRIVGARRNSPLVVGIGDGEAFLASDVAAFIAHTRDAIELGQDQVVELTADGVEVTDFYGEPVATRPFTVDWDASAAEKGGYDLFMLKEIAEQPRAVADTMRGRIDRDGRLQLDDSRISDSELREIDKIVVVACGTAFHAGLVAKYAIEHWTRIPVEVELASEFRYRDPIVGRNTLVIAISQSGETMDTLMAMRYAREQGARVLAICNTLGSTIPRESDAVLYTYAGPEIAVASTKAFLTQIIAAYLVGLYLAQVRGNMFGDEVTRILDQLADMPGKVDLVLDTVEDVRDVARELADSRSVLFIGRHVGFPVALEGALKLKELAYMHAEGFAAGELKHGPIALLEEGLPVIVVVPSPNSSTMLHDKIVSNIQEVRARGARTIVLAEEGDTSVDSYADHIIRLPVTPTLMQPLVATVPLQVFACEMATAKGHDVDQPRNLAKSVTVE, from the coding sequence ATGTGTGGAATCGTCGGATACGTCGGCAATGGAGCAGCCCTCGACATTGTGGTGGCTGGACTGCGCCGACTGGAATATCGGGGCTACGACTCAGCGGGAGTGGCGCTGGTCGCGGATGAGGATCTGTGGACTCGCAAGCGTGCCGGCAAGATCGAGGTGCTCGAGAGTGAACTCGAACACGAGTCCCCGCCGATGTCCCACACTGGCATCGGTCACACTCGCTGGGCCACCCACGGTGGTCCCACCGATCGCAATGCTCACCCGCATGTGTCTGCCGACGGAAAAGTCGCGATCATCCACAACGGGATTATTGAGAACTTCGCCGAACTCCGCGAGGAGCTCGTAGACGCGGGCATTCCGCTGAGTTCGGAGACTGACAGCGAAGTGGCCGCCCATTTGGTGGCTCGCATGCTGCCGGAGACAGGTGATGATTTGGCTGAGGCGATGCGGCTGGTGGCGCAGCGGTTGAAGGGAGCATTTACGTTGGTCGCGGTGGATGCGCGTCGACCAGATCGCATCGTGGGGGCACGACGCAACTCACCACTGGTGGTGGGTATCGGCGACGGCGAGGCTTTCTTGGCTAGCGATGTGGCCGCCTTCATCGCCCATACTCGTGACGCCATCGAACTAGGTCAAGACCAAGTCGTGGAGTTGACCGCCGATGGCGTGGAAGTGACCGACTTTTACGGCGAACCGGTGGCGACTCGACCGTTCACCGTGGACTGGGATGCCTCGGCCGCGGAAAAGGGCGGCTACGACCTGTTCATGCTCAAAGAGATCGCGGAGCAGCCGCGGGCGGTGGCCGACACCATGCGCGGACGTATCGATCGGGACGGTCGGTTGCAGTTAGACGACAGTCGTATCAGCGACAGTGAACTGCGCGAGATCGACAAAATCGTCGTGGTTGCCTGCGGGACCGCTTTTCACGCTGGGCTGGTCGCGAAGTACGCGATCGAGCATTGGACCAGAATCCCGGTGGAAGTGGAACTCGCCAGTGAGTTCCGCTACCGAGATCCCATCGTAGGTCGCAACACCCTGGTCATCGCCATCTCACAGTCCGGGGAGACCATGGACACGCTGATGGCAATGCGCTACGCGCGGGAGCAAGGTGCTCGGGTGCTGGCGATCTGCAACACTCTCGGATCGACCATCCCGCGGGAAAGTGACGCAGTTCTTTACACCTACGCGGGTCCAGAAATCGCGGTCGCGTCCACGAAAGCATTTCTCACTCAAATCATCGCTGCCTATCTCGTGGGTCTCTACCTGGCCCAAGTGCGCGGCAACATGTTCGGTGACGAAGTGACCCGGATCTTGGATCAGCTGGCGGATATGCCGGGCAAGGTGGATCTGGTGTTAGACACCGTTGAAGACGTACGTGACGTTGCCCGAGAGTTGGCGGACTCGCGATCAGTGCTTTTCATCGGCCGGCATGTGGGCTTCCCGGTGGCGCTGGAGGGTGCGCTGAAACTTAAGGAACTCGCCTACATGCATGCCGAGGGATTTGCGGCGGGTGAGTTGAAGCATGGGCCGATCGCGCTGCTGGAGGAGGGGCTACCCGTGATCGTGGTGGTGCCGTCACCGAACAGCAGCACCATGCTGCACGACAAGATTGTTTCCAACATTCAAGAAGTACGGGCACGTGGTGCGCGAACGATTGTGCTGGCTGAAGAAGGTGACACGTCGGTGGACTCCTACGCCGACCACATCATCCGGTTGCCAGTGACCCCGACGCTGATGCAGCCACTGGTCGCCACGGTGCCACTGCAAGTCTTTGCCTGCGAGATGGCCACGGCGAAGGGCCACGACGTCGACCAGCCTCGCAACCTGGCCAAGTCAGTCACGGTGGAGTGA
- a CDS encoding sulfotransferase family 2 domain-containing protein yields the protein MIICHGLKLIFVKTKKTGGTSFEIALSKYCNADDIVCDISEGDELIRAELGFQGPVNFRRRQREKYLDPRYGEAHPNARIMGKFTSHIRSQRICRNMGEELFSSYTKVSIHRDPLDFLVSQYYYKMYRRGPERQIPFKQWLISGENYKNVLINYRIAPVDGPFAMDVVLRQESLVADIEKAASLPEGLGSVLSSLSAKGNLRDPKSRDAQEFFKQQGCEEYIEIARELVPRA from the coding sequence ATGATTATCTGTCACGGGCTCAAGTTGATCTTTGTCAAGACAAAGAAAACCGGTGGGACATCCTTTGAAATAGCGCTATCGAAATACTGCAATGCGGACGACATCGTCTGCGATATTTCTGAGGGAGATGAACTCATCCGAGCCGAGCTGGGCTTTCAAGGGCCAGTGAACTTCAGACGCCGACAGCGGGAGAAGTATCTAGACCCTCGCTACGGCGAAGCCCATCCGAACGCGCGGATTATGGGCAAGTTCACAAGCCACATTCGCAGCCAGCGAATCTGTAGAAATATGGGGGAAGAACTCTTTTCTTCCTACACCAAGGTCTCTATTCACCGGGATCCGTTGGATTTTCTCGTATCGCAGTACTACTACAAGATGTATCGTCGCGGCCCGGAGCGCCAAATACCCTTCAAGCAGTGGCTCATCTCGGGAGAGAACTACAAGAACGTCCTCATCAACTACCGCATTGCACCAGTCGATGGTCCTTTTGCGATGGACGTTGTTCTCCGGCAAGAGTCACTCGTTGCGGATATAGAGAAGGCCGCAAGTTTGCCGGAGGGCCTTGGATCTGTTCTTTCTTCCTTAAGTGCTAAGGGAAATCTGCGTGATCCCAAGTCACGAGACGCCCAAGAATTTTTCAAGCAGCAAGGGTGCGAGGAATACATCGAGATAGCCCGGGAGCTAGTGCCGCGCGCCTAA
- a CDS encoding holo-ACP synthase translates to MIVGIGIDMVNIAKFGASVSRAPGYVEALLNPRERVDESGEVRTVASLAARYAAKQALAKSIGVPPGTDFLECEVMVEPDGRPYVITHGSLREAARQLGVRSWHVSLAAEGDMAVAYVVAEGRASLAGTTAVEVADSA, encoded by the coding sequence GTGATCGTAGGTATCGGTATCGACATGGTGAACATTGCCAAGTTCGGTGCCAGCGTGTCGCGAGCACCCGGCTACGTGGAGGCACTACTCAATCCACGCGAGAGAGTTGATGAATCCGGCGAGGTGCGCACTGTGGCTTCCCTCGCGGCGAGGTATGCCGCGAAACAGGCACTGGCTAAGTCCATTGGGGTTCCGCCCGGAACCGACTTTTTGGAATGCGAAGTGATGGTAGAGCCGGACGGCCGGCCGTATGTAATCACACACGGTTCGTTGCGAGAGGCGGCGCGTCAACTGGGGGTGCGGTCTTGGCACGTGTCGCTGGCGGCAGAAGGCGACATGGCAGTTGCCTATGTTGTGGCTGAGGGGAGGGCCTCGCTTGCTGGCACAACGGCCGTGGAAGTCGCCGATTCCGCATAG
- a CDS encoding NAD(P)H-hydrate dehydratase — MRYAYRVAAVRAAEEELMRTVAEPELMTVAAAGLARVAAGALVGGVAGARVVALVGSGNNGGDVLFALADLAGRGAAVSAITVADSSHATGAAAVRAAGGHVVTATDSAAATMTSEADLVLDGIVGIGASGQLRSPAAELVQAAAGAVVIAADVPSGVDPDTGAVADAERVVTADVTVTFGCLKSGLLLDPGRWRAGTIEVVDIGLEPALAQQSADLAVLDPIDVRRWFAPLSPTDYKYSHGVLAAAAGSAQYPGAAHMVVGAARHSGVGMVRLHSSPQSLAAAEAVVHRFPDVVITTDEPQQDPRATGWVIGPGLGTDSAAAQLLADVLDTDLPVVADADALTLLAEHPPLRERLRLRTAPSIITPHVGEFTRLGFSLSADRVTAARAAAADCGAIVVLKGASSVIAEPAGDAFVDLMGSPALATAGTGDALAGIVGAVAARAGERTCAEAVAAGVYLHGLAGRTAGRSGRPTTAWDVVTAVPDAVAEIRR; from the coding sequence GTGAGGTACGCCTATCGGGTTGCTGCGGTGCGCGCGGCAGAAGAAGAACTAATGCGGACGGTCGCAGAGCCAGAATTAATGACAGTCGCTGCTGCTGGACTCGCCCGAGTTGCTGCCGGCGCCCTAGTCGGTGGTGTTGCTGGCGCCCGGGTAGTTGCCCTGGTCGGTTCCGGTAACAATGGCGGTGATGTGCTGTTCGCACTAGCTGACCTGGCCGGCCGGGGTGCTGCGGTCTCCGCCATCACGGTGGCCGACTCATCGCATGCCACCGGTGCCGCCGCCGTGCGAGCGGCGGGCGGACATGTCGTGACAGCGACTGATTCAGCGGCAGCGACGATGACCAGTGAAGCTGACCTGGTCTTGGACGGCATCGTGGGTATTGGGGCGAGCGGCCAGCTGCGGTCCCCAGCAGCGGAATTGGTGCAGGCGGCGGCTGGCGCAGTAGTTATCGCCGCGGATGTTCCCAGCGGGGTAGACCCAGATACCGGTGCAGTGGCAGACGCCGAGCGAGTGGTCACCGCTGATGTCACCGTAACGTTCGGCTGTCTCAAGTCTGGTCTCCTTCTGGACCCAGGCCGGTGGCGAGCGGGAACGATCGAAGTAGTTGATATCGGACTGGAACCAGCCCTGGCCCAACAGTCAGCCGATCTCGCGGTCTTGGACCCGATTGACGTTCGTCGCTGGTTTGCGCCGTTGTCACCGACGGACTACAAGTACAGTCACGGTGTCTTGGCGGCAGCGGCCGGATCAGCGCAATATCCCGGCGCGGCCCATATGGTGGTGGGCGCTGCTCGCCATAGCGGTGTCGGCATGGTCCGGCTACACAGTTCGCCGCAATCGCTGGCTGCAGCCGAGGCTGTCGTTCATCGCTTTCCTGATGTCGTCATCACGACCGACGAGCCGCAACAGGATCCCCGGGCAACCGGATGGGTGATTGGTCCAGGCTTGGGTACTGATTCAGCTGCCGCGCAACTACTCGCGGACGTACTGGATACCGATCTGCCGGTAGTCGCGGACGCTGACGCACTCACCTTGCTAGCGGAGCACCCCCCATTGCGGGAACGACTGCGGTTGCGGACCGCACCGAGCATCATCACCCCACACGTGGGTGAATTCACCCGGTTGGGATTTTCGTTGTCCGCAGATCGAGTCACGGCTGCCCGCGCCGCCGCTGCCGACTGCGGGGCGATTGTGGTGCTGAAGGGCGCCAGCAGCGTGATCGCCGAACCTGCCGGTGATGCGTTCGTGGATCTGATGGGAAGTCCGGCGTTGGCGACTGCCGGGACCGGTGATGCGTTGGCCGGCATCGTAGGCGCCGTGGCTGCCCGTGCCGGTGAGCGGACTTGCGCGGAAGCGGTAGCTGCCGGGGTCTATCTGCATGGTCTCGCTGGGAGGACCGCGGGCCGCAGTGGGCGGCCCACTACCGCATGGGACGTGGTCACTGCCGTTCCGGATGCGGTGGCTGAGATTCGCAGATGA
- the alr gene encoding alanine racemase, producing MSASESQNGNNDTVDRAVAEVDLAAIAANIARLREIAPGSLLQAVVKADAYGHGMLPVAETARLAGVDYLGVALPAEAMQLRRAGDQGPLLCWLYAPGEDLTDCAAAGVEIAASSSQMLNQIAVAAQQAGARVGVHLKLDTGLGRNGATPQQWEELLRQALALRDGGRIDIVGIWSHLASADEPDSPATNQQLQVFREGLAQADSLGVQPRVRHLAASAGTFAFPATHFDMVRCGIAMYGLTPGPELGTATELGLRPAMTLKARVVLSKVVPAGHGVSYGQTYRAASQTRLALVPLGYADGIPRAGSGLLPVRVAERTFSVAGRVAMDQFVLDVGDAPIKAGAEVELFGEGRSAGPTADQWADKIGTIGYEIVTRIGPRVPRQYRGVD from the coding sequence ATGAGTGCTTCGGAGTCCCAGAACGGCAACAATGACACAGTGGACCGAGCAGTTGCCGAGGTAGATCTCGCTGCGATCGCAGCGAATATCGCTCGGCTGCGGGAGATCGCCCCCGGATCGTTACTGCAGGCCGTGGTGAAAGCTGACGCCTACGGCCACGGCATGCTGCCGGTGGCCGAAACAGCTCGACTGGCGGGAGTCGATTATTTGGGAGTTGCGCTCCCCGCCGAAGCAATGCAACTGCGGCGGGCGGGCGATCAAGGACCACTGCTGTGTTGGCTCTACGCCCCGGGCGAAGACCTCACCGACTGCGCTGCTGCCGGAGTCGAAATAGCGGCGAGTTCGTCTCAGATGCTGAACCAGATCGCGGTCGCGGCGCAGCAAGCGGGCGCTCGAGTGGGAGTGCATCTGAAACTTGATACCGGTTTGGGTCGAAACGGTGCGACCCCGCAGCAGTGGGAGGAACTCCTTCGCCAAGCGCTGGCGCTGCGCGATGGCGGTCGCATCGACATCGTAGGTATCTGGAGTCATCTGGCCTCCGCTGATGAACCCGATAGTCCGGCAACCAACCAGCAACTGCAGGTCTTTCGAGAAGGTCTGGCACAGGCGGACAGCCTGGGTGTGCAGCCACGAGTGCGTCATCTGGCCGCATCGGCGGGAACTTTCGCTTTCCCCGCCACCCATTTCGACATGGTGCGCTGTGGCATCGCGATGTACGGGCTGACTCCAGGTCCTGAACTGGGAACGGCAACCGAACTTGGCCTGCGGCCGGCGATGACGCTGAAAGCGCGGGTAGTGCTCAGCAAAGTGGTCCCAGCGGGCCACGGGGTTTCCTACGGGCAGACTTATCGCGCTGCCAGTCAGACTCGGCTGGCGCTAGTTCCGTTGGGTTATGCCGATGGCATCCCGCGGGCAGGATCGGGGCTATTGCCAGTGCGGGTTGCTGAAAGAACTTTCTCCGTTGCCGGTCGAGTGGCGATGGATCAGTTCGTGCTGGATGTCGGGGATGCGCCGATCAAGGCCGGTGCCGAGGTAGAACTCTTCGGCGAGGGCCGCTCAGCGGGCCCGACCGCGGATCAGTGGGCGGACAAGATTGGCACGATCGGCTATGAGATCGTCACCCGAATTGGTCCGCGGGTGCCTCGGCAGTATCGCGGGGTCGACTGA
- a CDS encoding alpha/beta hydrolase, translating to MQSSLPKRLGVAALGLGAAAAGVGLGMLAERNAVGRSRFDPERDEPLGMLRGRRVTVMADDGTALIAEIDEANDEFDDELTVIFTHGFSLNMDCWHYQQRDLRGNVRMVFWDQRSHGRSGRGSPETHNVDQLGRDLVRIIEDCAPTGPVVLAGHSMGGMTIMSLAEEHPELFGDRVRGVALFATSSGHMNEVSLGLPTPAAGFVHSHTSELAALAKANREVIELGRHHISDLTYALTHTYSFGSNYSQNRTQFVADMIASTPIDVIADFAPHLTAHDKQEALAALQSGETLVMVGDRDLVTPHHHSVEIVRHIPGAELVIVPATGHMIIIERYHDVNRYLLELIDAVRRNITA from the coding sequence ATGCAGTCGTCGCTACCCAAACGGTTAGGGGTCGCTGCGCTGGGGTTGGGAGCGGCAGCCGCTGGTGTCGGCTTGGGAATGTTGGCCGAACGAAACGCTGTCGGTCGATCTCGGTTCGACCCAGAACGGGATGAGCCATTGGGTATGTTGCGCGGTCGACGAGTGACTGTCATGGCGGACGATGGCACTGCGCTCATCGCTGAAATTGATGAGGCGAACGACGAATTCGATGATGAGTTGACGGTGATCTTCACCCACGGCTTTTCACTCAACATGGACTGCTGGCACTACCAACAACGGGACCTGCGCGGCAATGTCCGGATGGTGTTTTGGGATCAGCGTTCTCACGGTCGCTCCGGCCGCGGTAGCCCGGAGACCCACAACGTTGATCAGCTAGGTCGAGATCTGGTTCGGATCATCGAGGACTGCGCGCCAACCGGGCCAGTTGTTCTGGCTGGTCACTCCATGGGCGGCATGACAATCATGTCGCTCGCGGAGGAGCATCCAGAGTTGTTTGGCGACCGAGTCCGAGGGGTCGCACTGTTTGCGACCAGTTCCGGCCACATGAATGAGGTCAGTTTGGGGTTGCCTACTCCGGCGGCCGGGTTCGTCCATTCCCATACTTCCGAACTAGCGGCACTAGCGAAAGCCAACCGGGAGGTGATTGAACTAGGTCGGCACCACATTAGCGATCTGACCTATGCGCTGACTCATACGTACTCATTTGGCAGCAACTATTCCCAGAACCGCACTCAGTTCGTCGCTGACATGATTGCCAGTACACCGATCGACGTCATTGCCGATTTTGCGCCTCATTTGACTGCCCACGACAAGCAGGAAGCATTGGCAGCGTTGCAGTCGGGCGAGACCTTGGTGATGGTGGGTGATCGCGACTTGGTGACCCCGCATCATCACAGCGTCGAGATCGTTCGCCATATCCCCGGCGCAGAACTAGTGATTGTGCCAGCGACTGGCCACATGATCATTATCGAGCGGTATCACGATGTGAACCGATACCTGCTGGAACTCATCGACGCCGTGCGTAGGAACATCACAGCGTGA
- the tsaE gene encoding tRNA (adenosine(37)-N6)-threonylcarbamoyltransferase complex ATPase subunit type 1 TsaE — MTFPVPDPAATEALGAALAELLQPGDAVCLIGPLGAGKTTFTRGLGRGLELADPVASPTFVIARQHRGPRVNLLHCDAYRVSAPEEFADLDLDTEAVVTVVEWGQSVMAEISDSWLEIEFDRGDGSEEHRRTVAIRGCGPRWGSEEIAAVQQTWQQVLI, encoded by the coding sequence ATCACGTTCCCGGTGCCTGATCCAGCCGCCACCGAAGCGCTGGGCGCTGCCTTGGCCGAGTTGCTACAGCCGGGGGACGCGGTGTGTCTGATCGGCCCGCTCGGAGCGGGCAAGACCACCTTCACCCGCGGGCTTGGGCGGGGGCTGGAACTTGCTGATCCAGTGGCCAGCCCCACCTTTGTCATCGCCCGCCAGCACCGGGGCCCACGCGTGAACCTGTTGCATTGCGATGCCTATCGGGTGAGCGCTCCGGAAGAGTTCGCTGACCTCGATCTGGACACCGAGGCGGTGGTCACCGTGGTGGAGTGGGGACAATCAGTCATGGCCGAAATTTCCGACTCCTGGCTGGAGATCGAATTTGATCGCGGCGACGGCAGCGAGGAACACCGGCGCACGGTGGCGATTCGCGGTTGCGGGCCTCGGTGGGGCAGCGAGGAAATCGCGGCGGTGCAGCAGACCTGGCAGCAGGTGCTGATTTGA
- the tsaB gene encoding tRNA (adenosine(37)-N6)-threonylcarbamoyltransferase complex dimerization subunit type 1 TsaB, whose product MGQRGNRGGAADLAAGADLILALDTCGPFPVVAAVDRNGTVRFADSGQRQRAHAEDLAPLLRAALACGDPDLVATGRGPGAFTGLRVGLVAAQTLAWAREIPAVGVGSLDVVAQQSGLADGWAILDARRGEVFLAHYAAGQRTAEPQVLPRDTARELVGSEPVCGDQALLTDPDRRARGATALDASALAAVAVATAERVASGDQPDSLTPLYLRAPDVTWSAANKGAGS is encoded by the coding sequence GTGGGGCAGCGAGGAAATCGCGGCGGTGCAGCAGACCTGGCAGCAGGTGCTGATTTGATTCTCGCTCTCGATACCTGTGGACCGTTTCCAGTAGTGGCGGCGGTTGATCGCAACGGCACAGTTCGGTTTGCTGACTCCGGTCAGCGGCAGCGTGCTCACGCGGAAGACCTAGCTCCGCTACTGCGCGCGGCCTTGGCATGCGGCGACCCTGATCTGGTGGCTACTGGTCGGGGGCCGGGTGCCTTTACTGGTCTGCGCGTAGGACTCGTGGCGGCTCAGACGCTGGCCTGGGCGCGCGAGATTCCGGCTGTGGGTGTCGGTTCGTTGGATGTTGTGGCGCAGCAGAGCGGGCTGGCCGACGGTTGGGCCATCTTAGATGCTCGCCGTGGTGAGGTTTTCCTGGCGCACTACGCAGCCGGGCAACGGACCGCTGAGCCGCAGGTGCTCCCGCGGGATACTGCGCGGGAGTTGGTGGGCTCGGAGCCGGTCTGTGGCGATCAAGCGTTGCTCACTGATCCGGATCGTCGTGCCCGGGGTGCCACTGCACTGGACGCCAGCGCGTTGGCGGCAGTGGCGGTAGCCACGGCCGAACGAGTTGCTTCCGGTGATCAGCCAGACTCGCTAACGCCGCTGTATCTGCGCGCTCCCGACGTCACCTGGTCGGCGGCAAACAAGGGGGCTGGCTCATGA
- the rimI gene encoding ribosomal protein S18-alanine N-acetyltransferase — protein MSSAGLTTIRPAIPTDAEQMRAIEQELFGADAWSAEQIDHELARLSLDRWYLVAEQSDVLVGYAGIFLSPPDADVQTVAVTAAVQGAGVGQQLLIRVIQAAWEQDCSRIFLEVRADNTAALRLYESAGFIRLGVRRRYYADGTDAVNMRLRRSEPLPLSEVPHG, from the coding sequence ATGAGTTCAGCGGGCCTCACCACCATCCGTCCGGCGATCCCGACGGATGCCGAGCAGATGCGGGCTATCGAGCAGGAACTCTTTGGTGCTGATGCGTGGAGCGCGGAACAAATCGATCACGAACTGGCCCGGCTGTCGCTGGATCGCTGGTATCTGGTCGCTGAACAGTCTGATGTTCTTGTCGGCTACGCCGGGATTTTTCTCTCGCCGCCCGACGCCGATGTTCAAACGGTTGCGGTGACTGCCGCAGTGCAAGGAGCCGGGGTTGGACAGCAACTCTTGATCCGAGTGATCCAAGCCGCGTGGGAACAAGACTGCAGCAGGATTTTTCTTGAGGTGCGGGCTGACAACACTGCGGCACTGCGGCTCTATGAATCGGCAGGGTTCATTCGTCTCGGGGTGCGGCGCAGGTACTACGCAGATGGCACCGACGCGGTCAACATGCGACTGCGGCGCAGCGAACCTCTGCCACTCTCGGAGGTGCCGCATGGCTGA
- the tsaD gene encoding tRNA (adenosine(37)-N6)-threonylcarbamoyltransferase complex transferase subunit TsaD — MADEPLVLGIETSCDETGVGIVAGHRLLANTIASSADEHARFGGIVPEVASRAHLEAMVPTLQRACSDAGVSLHDVDAIAVTAGPGLAGALVVGVSAAKALGLALDKPVYGVNHLASHVAVEGLSGTPVPEPSVALLVSGGHSSLLAVTDLVTGISPMGATIDDAAGEAFDKVARLLGLPFPGGPYIDQLAAEGDPTAIDFPRGLTSGRDLQRHRYDFSFSGLKTAVARWVEQCQAAGREVPVADVAASFQEAVADVLVRKSVAVCAEQGFDHLIIGGGVAANSRLRALAEQRSEAAGIRLRIPAPGLCTDNGAMVAALGSLAVSRGIAPSVDDFPAESSLPVTQVTVQT; from the coding sequence ATGGCTGACGAGCCGCTCGTATTGGGCATCGAAACCTCCTGCGACGAAACCGGCGTCGGCATTGTGGCGGGGCACCGGCTGCTGGCCAACACGATCGCTAGCAGCGCCGACGAGCACGCCCGATTCGGTGGCATCGTGCCGGAGGTAGCCAGCCGAGCCCACCTGGAAGCCATGGTGCCGACCTTGCAGCGGGCCTGTAGTGATGCCGGAGTTTCGCTGCACGATGTGGACGCGATTGCGGTTACCGCGGGTCCCGGTTTGGCGGGAGCTCTGGTGGTGGGGGTGAGCGCTGCCAAGGCGCTCGGGCTGGCGCTGGATAAGCCGGTCTATGGCGTGAACCATTTGGCCTCGCACGTCGCGGTGGAAGGCTTGTCGGGCACTCCGGTACCGGAACCGTCGGTAGCCCTGTTGGTATCTGGTGGCCACAGCTCGCTGTTGGCTGTGACCGATCTGGTGACCGGTATTTCACCGATGGGAGCCACGATCGACGATGCGGCCGGTGAGGCTTTCGACAAAGTGGCGCGGTTGTTAGGGCTGCCCTTTCCAGGTGGTCCCTACATCGATCAGCTAGCTGCTGAGGGAGACCCGACCGCCATCGACTTTCCGCGAGGACTAACCAGTGGCCGGGACCTGCAGCGGCACCGGTACGACTTTTCGTTCAGCGGGCTGAAGACCGCTGTGGCTCGCTGGGTGGAACAGTGCCAAGCTGCGGGTCGAGAAGTACCGGTCGCTGACGTTGCCGCAAGTTTCCAAGAAGCAGTCGCTGACGTCTTAGTTCGCAAGTCGGTGGCGGTATGCGCCGAGCAAGGCTTTGACCATCTGATTATTGGCGGCGGGGTTGCGGCTAATTCCAGGTTGCGGGCACTGGCCGAACAGCGCAGCGAGGCCGCCGGAATTCGGCTGAGAATTCCGGCGCCAGGATTGTGTACCGACAACGGTGCCATGGTGGCAGCGTTGGGATCGCTAGCTGTGAGCCGAGGGATTGCTCCCAGTGTTGATGATTTTCCGGCGGAGTCCTCGCTGCCGGTGACGCAGGTCACTGTACAGACGTAA